The following proteins are co-located in the Bacteroidales bacterium genome:
- the argF gene encoding ornithine carbamoyltransferase has product MPFNLHNRSFLKLLDFAPEEIKFLLDLSADLKKAKYSGTEQQRLKGKNIVLLFEKDSTRTRCAFEVAAMDQGANVTYLGPSGSQMKKKESVKDTARVLGRMYDGIEYRGYGQEIVEELAKYSNVPVWNGLTNEFHPTQVLADLLTMIEHSDKPLNQISFCYLGDARNNMGNSLLVGAAKMGMDFRSIAPKQFQPSAGLVAKCLEIARETGAKITVTDNVDEGVKGVDFIYTDVWVSMGEPDSAWKERLQLMLPYQVSAQLLAKTGNPLVKFLHCLPSFHSRETIVGEDIFQKFGVTEMEVTDEVFESPASIVFDQAENRLHTIKAVMVATLGG; this is encoded by the coding sequence ATGCCATTCAATCTTCATAACCGCAGTTTTTTAAAACTCCTTGATTTTGCACCAGAGGAGATTAAGTTTTTACTCGACCTGTCGGCTGACCTGAAAAAAGCGAAATATTCCGGAACAGAACAACAAAGGCTGAAAGGAAAGAATATTGTACTTCTTTTCGAGAAAGATTCCACACGTACCCGATGTGCTTTTGAAGTGGCTGCTATGGATCAGGGTGCCAATGTTACTTACCTGGGGCCATCGGGCTCCCAGATGAAAAAGAAGGAATCTGTCAAGGATACGGCAAGAGTATTGGGCAGGATGTATGATGGGATCGAGTATCGCGGTTATGGGCAGGAAATTGTTGAAGAATTGGCGAAATATTCTAATGTGCCGGTATGGAATGGACTCACCAATGAATTTCACCCGACCCAGGTCCTTGCCGATCTGTTGACCATGATTGAGCATAGTGACAAGCCCCTTAACCAAATCTCATTCTGTTATCTTGGCGATGCCCGGAACAACATGGGTAATTCCCTGTTAGTCGGCGCAGCTAAGATGGGCATGGATTTCCGTTCAATCGCCCCGAAACAGTTCCAGCCTTCGGCCGGGCTGGTAGCCAAATGCCTGGAAATTGCCAGAGAAACCGGAGCAAAGATTACTGTCACGGATAATGTTGATGAAGGTGTCAAAGGTGTTGATTTCATTTATACCGATGTATGGGTGTCAATGGGAGAACCGGATTCAGCCTGGAAAGAACGTTTACAACTTATGCTGCCTTACCAGGTTTCTGCACAGTTATTAGCAAAAACCGGAAATCCATTAGTGAAATTCCTTCATTGCCTGCCATCATTTCATAGCCGGGAAACCATTGTGGGAGAAGATATATTTCAAAAATTCGGTGTAACCGAAATGGAAGTAACCGATGAAGTTTTTGAATCACCCGCTT
- the arcC gene encoding carbamate kinase — protein sequence MKKLGVVAFGGNALITGKQKGTIGEQEENAYMTCERLLVLIDGGYDLVITHGNGPQVGNIMLANAAGEKLYGVPEMPLDISVAYSQGFIGYVIEQQLRNVFRENDIDRDIITIITQVLVNKDDPAFQNPVKPIGPFYTKEEADKNSQLTGNIFSEDPRGRGFRKVVASPRPLVIYNTKTIERIAREGQIVIAVGGGGIPSYYKTENKLQGIDAVIDKDHASALLASQIGAYRFFILTDVPKVCLNFNTPQEKTLNRMNIAEAKRYLTEGHFSEGSMAPKIRAAIYFVEHSGRDAIITQTTLLGIDDGGTRITIV from the coding sequence ATGAAAAAGCTTGGTGTTGTTGCATTTGGAGGGAACGCCCTGATTACCGGAAAGCAAAAAGGGACTATCGGAGAACAGGAAGAAAATGCGTATATGACCTGTGAACGCTTATTAGTGCTCATCGATGGTGGTTACGACCTGGTGATCACCCATGGGAATGGCCCTCAGGTTGGAAATATCATGCTGGCAAATGCCGCCGGTGAGAAGCTTTATGGCGTTCCTGAAATGCCGCTCGATATCAGCGTGGCCTATTCACAAGGGTTTATCGGTTATGTCATCGAACAACAACTGAGGAATGTCTTCCGTGAAAATGACATCGACCGCGATATCATCACTATAATCACTCAGGTATTGGTAAACAAAGATGATCCTGCTTTTCAGAACCCGGTTAAGCCAATCGGCCCTTTTTATACGAAAGAAGAAGCCGACAAGAATTCCCAACTGACCGGGAATATCTTTTCGGAAGATCCCAGGGGAAGAGGATTCAGGAAGGTGGTCGCCTCCCCAAGGCCTCTCGTCATATATAATACTAAAACGATTGAAAGGATTGCGCGTGAGGGTCAGATAGTGATCGCAGTCGGAGGAGGTGGTATCCCGTCATATTATAAAACGGAAAACAAACTCCAGGGTATCGATGCCGTTATCGATAAAGACCATGCTTCAGCTTTGCTGGCATCACAAATCGGCGCTTACCGGTTTTTTATCCTGACTGATGTCCCGAAGGTCTGCCTGAACTTCAATACACCACAGGAAAAAACATTAAATCGCATGAATATTGCCGAAGCTAAAAGATACCTGACTGAAGGCCATTTCTCCGAAGGCAGTATGGCGCCAAAGATCCGTGCCGCCATCTATTTTGTTGAACATAGCGGCCGGGATGCTATAATCACCCAAACTACCCTTCTTGGTATAGATGATGGCGGAACAAGGATCACTATAGTTTAA